The Neomonachus schauinslandi chromosome 11, ASM220157v2, whole genome shotgun sequence genome contains a region encoding:
- the PATE3 gene encoding prostate and testis expressed protein 3, whose amino-acid sequence MDKHFLMVFFLFCFIVAVTPLKCMTCHLRTRTDRCRRGFGSCVAQKFESCMTLKIFQDNILQLSYMVCQKFCRDLTFDLNNRTYVHKCCKHNFCNLKI is encoded by the exons ATGGACAAACACTTCTTgatggttttcttccttttctgcttcATTGTAG CAGTGACACCACTGAAGTGCATGACGTGCCACCTTCGCACACGGACAGATCGTTGTAGAAGAGGCTTTGGTTCCTGTGTTGCCCAGAAGTTCGAGTCATGCATGACTTTAAAGATCTTCCAGG ATAACATTCTGCAGTTATCATATATGGTGTGTCAGAAATTCTGCAGAGACTTGACCTTTGATCTCAACAATCGGACTTATGTTCATAAATGTTGCAAGCACAATTTTTGTAACCTCAAAATCTAA